In Macadamia integrifolia cultivar HAES 741 chromosome 13, SCU_Mint_v3, whole genome shotgun sequence, one DNA window encodes the following:
- the LOC122059303 gene encoding terpene synthase 10-like, whose product MALQLHALNPPSPVSIRPAPYVIPSAPCNVRSNWQIRCVASIQSCRISQLEENKPSIVYQPTIWDYDFVESLRSGYVDDTFRTRAKELTEDVRVMLNKEVDPLAQLKLIDVLQRLGLGYLFDKEIDRSLQATYNDGNTDKWIKDDLYATALQFRLLRQYGYQVSQDVFSGFLDEKGKFKESISGDIMGMLSLYEASYLGAEGESILDEARDFTKRHLKDIKDYKDSNIEAQVNHSLEVPLHWRMLRPETRWYIDAYQGQEDLNPIILELAKLDFNMVQAVHQRDLRHASRWWRNLGLAPRLSFARDRLVESFLWSMGITYEPQYDRCRNWLTKVMNFVLIIDDIYDVYGSLEELQLFTDAVERWDMAALKELPDYMKMTFLALFNTTNEMAYDILKEQGWDILPYLTKRWAEFIKAMFVEAKWYQTRTTPPTEEYMKNGWVSSSGTVFLAHAFFATGQKITDEVLECLGSNPDLIFGPAMIFRLSNDLATSSAELERGDVSSSIHCYMYEHKVSEQVAREFIRDRIMETWKLMNKSITNSPFSTQFVQFCLNLARTSLCVYQYGDGLGAESNKSKDHVLSLIVKPLTKGSPVTHSKPVDDGLLSVS is encoded by the exons ATGGCTCTTCAACTTCATGCTTTGAACCCTCCCTCCCCTGTTTCAATCCGACCTGCCCCATATGTCATACCAAGCGCTCCATGCAATGTTCGATCGAATTGGCAGATTCGATGTGTTGCTAGCATTCAATCCTGTAGAATATCTCAACTAGAAGAAAATAAGCCATCAATAGTCTACCAACCTACCATTTGGGACTATGATTTCGTCGAGTCCTTACGTAGTGGTTATGTG GATGACACATTCAGAACAAGAGCTAAAGAACTTACAGAAGATGTCAGGGTTATGCTCAACAAGGAGGTTGATCCATTGGCTCAGCTCAAGCTGATTGATGTCTTGCAAAGGCTGGGTTTGGGATACCTCTTCGATAAAGAGATAGACCGAAGCTTGCAAGCGACATACAATGATGGCAATACCGATAAGTGGATCAAGGATGATTTATATGCAACTGCTCTCCAATTTAGGCTCCTTAGGCAATATGGATATCAAGTCTCCCAAG ATGTGTTTAGTGGCTTCTTGGATGAAAAAGGAAAGTTCAAGGAGTCCATCAGTGGTGACATAATGGGAATGCTGAGCTTGTATGAAGCTTCATACCTTGGTGCAGAAGGTGAAAGCATCTTGGATGAGGCCAGAGACTTCACTAAAAGACATCTTAAAGATATAAAGGACTACAAAGACTCAAATATTGAGGCCCAAGTGAACCATTCCTTGGAAGTTCCCCTGCACTGGAGGATGCTTAGACCAGAGACAAggtggtatattgatgcataCCAGGGACAAGAGGATTTGAATCCTATCATTCTTGAATTGGCTAAGCTGGACTTCAACATGGTTCAAGCAGTACATCAGAGAGATCTCAGACATGCATCAAG GTGGTGGAGAAATCTTGGTTTAGCACCGAGATTGAGCTTTGCAAGGGACCGGTTGGTAGAGAGTTTCTTGTGGAGTATGGGGATTACCTATGAGCCTCAGTATGACCGCTGCAGGAACTGGCTTACAAAAGTCATGAATTTTGTTCTAATCATAGATGACATTTATGATGTCTATGGATCTCTAGAGGAACTTCAGCTTTTCACTGATGCAGTTGAGAG ATGGGATATGGCAGCACTGAAAGAACTTCCAGATTATATGAAGATGACTTTCTTAGCTCTCTTCAACACCACTAATGAAATGGCCTATGACATTCTCAAAGAACAGGGTTGGGATATCCTACCATACTTGACGAAAAGG TGGGCAGAATTCATTAAGGCAATGTTTGTTGAGGCCAAGTGGTACCAAACAAGAACAACCCCACCAACAGAGgagtacatgaaaaatggatGGGTTTCATCTTCTGGGACAGTATTTCTTGCCCATGCTTTTTTCGCAACTGGACAAAAGATCACAGATGAAGTACTTGAATGCCTGGGGAGCAACCCAGATCTGATATTCGGCCCTGCCATGATCTTCCGCCTTTCAAATGATCTCGCCACTTCATCG GCCGAGCTAGAGAGAGGCGATGTTTCATCATCAATCCATTGTTACATGTATGAACATAAAGTTTCTGAGCAGGTCGCCCGCGAATTCATTAGAGACAGGATCATGGAGACTTGGAAATTGATGAACAAATCTATCACTAATTCTCCTTTCTCCACCCAATTTGTTCAATTCTGTCTAAATCTTGCCCGGACATCACTTTGTGTATACCAATATGGAGATGGACTTGGTGCAGAGAGCAACAAAAGCAAGGACCATGTGTTGTCCTTGATAGTCAAACCTCTTACCAAAGGGAGCCCTGTAACTCATTCAAAGCCTGTTGATGATGGTCTACTTTCAGTTTCATAA